A region of the Nocardia asteroides genome:
TTCCCGCTCTTCCCGCCGTACGGCGCGGACGTGTACACGGCCGTCGAGGGCACCGCCAAGCGCGAGCTGAGCGAGGCGCTGAGCATCTCCGGCAAGCAGGAGCGCGAGGAGAAGATCGACGAGATCAAGCTCGCTGTCCTCGAGCGTCTCGTCGAGGACTTCGCCGGACGGGAGAAGGAGCTGGGGGCGGCGTTCCGCTCGGTCACCAAGAAGCTGGTGCGCCAGCGCATCCTGTCCGACGGTTTCCGCATCGACGGCCGCGGCCTGGCCGACATCCGCGCGCTGTCCGCCGAGGTCGCGGTGGTGCCCCGGGCGCACGGCTCCGCGCTGTTCGAGCGTGGCGAGACCCAGATCCTGGGCGTCACCACCCTGGACATGGTGAAGATGGCCCAGCAGGTCGACTCGCTCGGCCCGGAGACCAGCAAGCGCTACATGCACCACTACAACTTCCCGCCGTTCTCCACCGGCGAGACCGGCCGCGTCGGTTCGCCCAAGCGCCGCGAGATCGGCCACGGCGCACTGGCCGAGCGGGCGCTGATCCCGGTGCTGCCCAGCCAGGAGGAGTTCCCCTACGCCATCCGCCAGGTCTCGGAGGCGCTGAGCTCCAACGGTTCCACCTCGATGGGTTCGGTGTGCGCCTCCACCCTGTCGCTGCTGAACGCTGGCGTGCCGCTGAAGGCGCCGGTCGCCGGTATCGCGATGGGTCTGGTGTCGGACACCATCACCAACGACCAAGGCGAGGAAGAGGTCCGCTACGTCGCGCTGACCGACATCCTCGGCGCCGAGGACGCCTTCGGTGACATGGACTTCAAGGTCGCGGGCACCCGGGAGTTCGTCACCGCGCTGCAGCTGGACACCAAGCTGGACGGTATCCCCTCGCAGGTGCTGGCCGGCGCGCTGAGCCAGGCCCACGACGCGCGCACCACGATCCTGGACGTGATGGCCGAGGCCATCGCCACCCCGGACGAGATGAGCCCGTACGCGCCGCGCGTCACCGCGATCAAGATCCCGGTCGACAAGATCGGCGAGGTGATCGGCCCCAAGGGCAAGGTGATCAACCAGATCACCGAGGACACCGGCGCCAACATCTCCATCGAGGACGACGGCACCGTGTTCGTCGGCGCGACCGACGGCCTTTCGGCGCAGGCCGCGATCGACGCGATCAACGCCATCGCCAACCCGCAGCTGCCGAAGGTCGGCGAGCGCTTCCTGGGTACGGTCGTCAAGACCACCGCCTTCGGCGCGTTCGTCTCGCTGCTGCCGGGCCGCGACGGCCTGGTGCACATCTCCAAGCTGGGTAACGGCAAGCGCGTGGCCAAGGTCGAGGACGTGGTGAACGTCGGCGACAAGCTGCGGGTGGAGATCGCCGACATCGACAACCGCGGCAAGATCTCGCTCGTGCCGGTCGAGGAGAACGCCGAGGAGCCCGGCGACGACACGGCCGATGCGGGCTCGGCCGGGACCGAGTAGTACTTGTCCCTGTGACGAAGAAGAAGACGACAACCCCTCTGCTCAGCACCGGGCAGGGGGGTTCGTCACTCGAGCTGCGGGCGGACACGGACGGGGGAGTGCGGCGCACCGTGCTGCCCGGCGGGTTGCGCGTGGTCACCGAGCATCTGCCCGGGGTCCGCTCGGCCTCTATCGGCGTCTGGGTGGGGGTCGGTTCGCGCGATGAAGGCCCGACTGTCGCGGGTGCCGCACACTTCCTGGAGCACCTGCTGTTCAAGGCGACGCCGACGCGCTCGGCCCTGGACATCGCGGAGGCGATGGACGCCGTCGGCGGCGAGTTGAACGCGTTCACCGCGAAGGAACAGACCTGCTACTACGCGCACGTCCTGGACGAGGATCTGCCGCTGGCCGTCGACCTGGTCTCCGACGTGGTGCTCAACGGCCTGTGCCGGTCCGCGGACGTGGACGTCGAGCGGCAGGTGGTGCTCGAGGAGATCGCGATGCGCGACGACGACCCCGAGGACCTGGTCGGTGACTCCTTCCTGTCCGCGCTGTTCGGCGATCACCCGATCGGGCGCCCGGTGATCGGCTCCATCGAGTCCATCGAGGGGATGCGGGCCGCGCAGTTGCGCTCGTTCCATCTTCGGCGTTACCGGCCGGAGCGTATGGTGGTCGCGGTCGCGGGCAACGTGGAGCACGACCACACCGTGGAATTGGTGCACCGCGCTTTCGAGAACCGGCTCGACCCGGCGGCGGCGCCCGCGCCGCGGCGCGAGGGCCGATTCCGGCCGCACGGCGCTCCGCAGCTGCACTGGAGTCATCGCGACAGCGAGCAGGCTCATCTGGCTTTCGGCGTGCGCGCCTTCGGGCGCCACGAGGGAGACCTACGGTGGCCGCTGTCGGTGCTCAACACGGTGGTCGGCGGCGGGCTGAGTTCCCGTCTGTTCCAACGCATCCGGGAAGAACGCGGGCTGGCCTACTCGGTGTATTCCAGCGTCGACACCTTCGCCGACACCGGCGCGTTCTCGGTCTACATCGGCTGCCAGCCGGAGAATCTCGGCGAGGTGGCGGCACTGGCCCGCGGCGTACTGGAGGAAGTCGCCGCCGACGGCATCAGCGACGCCGAGTGCGCGCGGGCCAAGGGCTCGCTGCGCGGCGGGCTGGTGCTCGGCTTGGAGGACTCCGCCTCGCGCATGAATCGTTTGGGGCGCAGCGAACTGAGTTACGGCAACCATCGCAGCGTGTCCGAGACCTTGTCCCGCATCGACGCCGTCACCACCGACGAAGTGTCCGCCGTCGCGCGCACGCTGCTGGCGCGGCCTTTCGCCGCGTCGGTCGCCGGACCGTACAAGCGCACCCGCGATCTCCCCGCTGCCGTCCGGCGGCTGGTGCCGAGCTGATCCTGGCCCGAGCCGTGAGGGAGGGGTTCGCGGCTTGGCGTGAATTCCCTCGCCGCGATACTGTTTCGGCCGCCCGGCCGGCGATCCTCGCCGGAGGGCGTTGAACTCGATTGTCCGGGTGTCGGATCCGGCGATCTCTGGCAAGGAGTCGAGATGAACCGAACGAATCGTGCCCTTCGCGCGCTGGGCGCGGTTTCGATGCCGATCCTCGTGCTGTCCGGGTGCGGTGGAACGGACGCGGACGCAGGCAAGGCGGGCGAGCCGACCGCGTCCGCGCTGCGCGAGGAAGCCACCGAGATGAACGACGCACTGGCGAGCCACGACTACGCCGCCGCGTATCGATTCCGGTCCGCGCGTTGCAGGCTCACGCTGAACGAGGACGACTATGTGGCGGCCATGGCGCAGCTCTACGATGGACGGGATCTGAAGTCCAAGCCGTCGGAGGTCACCGTCACGACGTCGGGGTCGACGGGGACGGTCACGGTCGTGAACTTCGACGCCCGCGCGGCCGAGGACGATCCGAAGCCGAAGACGTGGACGTTCATCGACGGGAAGTGGCGGTTCGACGCCTGCTGAGCGCGCGCCCCTTCCGGATCACTCGCGGCGAGCGCGGTTGGCGGCCGCGACGATCGTCGGAACCAGTCCGGGCAGGGCGGACTCGAGGTCGTCGAGGCGCAGGCGCTGGCAGGTGTGTCCGTCGATGATCAAGCGCTCGATGACGCCCGCGTCGCGCAGGATCTTGAAATGGTGGGTGGCCGTCGACTTGTTGATCGCCTCGTAGAGCGCGCCGCAGCGCACCGCCGTGCCCGCGTTGCCGAGCCTGCGCACCATCTCGAGGCGCACCGGATCTTGCAGCGCGCTGAGCACGGTGGGCAGCGCCGCCACCGGTGGCGCCTGCTCCACGTCGCGGACATCGGACATGATCTGGCTCACTCCTAGGTTTGATGATCGTCGTACCGGATGTATCGTCGACTGCGGTTCGATCATCATCAAACTTACCTGATCGGAGGGTCGATGGCAGCGACGATGGCGGTGGCCGTCGATGAGCAGGCCTCGCAGCGCTGGGCCTACGCTCTGGTCCTGGCCGCCAGCGGTGTGGCGCTGGGGGTTTCGGGCGTGCCCGCGCCGCTCTACGGCATCTACGAGCAGCAGTGGCATCTCTCGCCGCTCACCACGACCCTGGTGTTCGCCGTCTATGCGGTGGCCGCGCTGGTTGCGGTGCTGGTGTCCGGGCGCATTTCCGACGTGGTCGGCCGGAAGCCCGTGCTGCTCGGAGCTTTCGCCACGATGGTCGCCGGACTGGGGGTGTTCGTGCTCGCCGACAGCGTGTCCATGCTGCTGCTGGCGCGTGCGCTGCACGGCCTCGCGGTGGGCTCCACGGTGGTGGCGGGCGCCGCCGCGCTGCTTGATCTGCGCCCGCACCGCGGCGCGCGATCCGGGCAGCTCAGCGGCGTCGCGTTCAATGTGGGGATGGCCGTGGCCATCCTGGGCTCGGCACTGCTGGCGCAGTACGCGCCGCATCCGCTGCGCACGCCCTACGTCGTGATCACCGTCGTCTGCCTGGCGATCGGCGTCGGCGTGCTCGCGCTGCGTGAACCGCACTCGGCCCGGGTGGCCGGGCGTATCCGGATCGCCAGACCCGCGGTGCCGCAGGAGATTCGCGCCGACTTCTGGTTCTCCGCGATCGGGGTGATGGCGGCCTGGTCGGTGCTGGGCGTGCTGCTGTCGCTGTATCCCTCGCTGGCCGCGCAGCAGACCGGCATCCACAATCTGGTCTTCGGCGGCGCCGTCGTCGCCTCGACGGCGTTGTCCGGCGCCACCGCGCAACTGTTCGCGACCGGCGTGCCCGCCCGATGGGCCGCGATCCTCGGCGACACCGGCATGGCGCTGTCGCTGCTGCTGACCGTGCCCGCGCTGGCCACGCACAACTGGGTCGCGGTGCTGGCCGCGGGTGTCGCGCTCGGCGCCACCTTCGGCCTCGGCTTCGGCGGTTCGCTGCGCCACCTGTCGGAGGTCGTGCCGCAACACAAACGCGGCGAGACGATGTCGGCGTACTACTTGCTCGCTTACTCCGCCATGGCCTTGCCCACCATCCTGGCCGGTTGGGCCGCCACCACCTGGGGGCTGAGCACCGTATTCCCCTGGTTCGTCGGTGTCGTCGCTCTGGCGTGCCTGATCGCGGCCGGGCTCGGCCTGCGCCGCAACCGGGCGGCGGTCCCGCGGGCATGAACGGCGATTGGCTTTTTGTCAGGACTGTCCGCTAATGTTCTGTGTCGCATCGTGGACACGCGATGCGAGTGCGGATGTAGCGCAGCTGGTAGCGCATCACCTTGCCAAGGTGAGGGTCGCGGGTTCGAATCCCGTCATCCGCTCCACGATTTTCCCTCTCATCGCCGTCGGCTCGGACGCGTATCTCGGTTGCGGATTCGCATGTCGCTCGGCGATCCCGATCTGTTATGCATCGGTTGATACCTCCGCCCGAGACCGCTGGATCGGGGCGGTACCGGAGCCCTGATGTCGGTTGGTGTCGATCGCCCGAAGGTCCGAGTCTCCGTGCCGCATCCGAGCGGCCGAGTCGATTCAGTGCTCCGCGCGCCGACTGCTCGCGTGGCATGGCGGCTGCGGATTTGTCGCGTGTCGTGGACACATGCGCAGCCCTCCGAAGCCTTCCTCTATCAGCACTTGCATCAACTTTTCGACAGTGCTATAAGGAATCTATCTGCAAAGGCATAGGTTATGTGGACTCGACAAGGTAGATGAGGTGAGTCGGGTCATCCACAGTGAAGACAAACGATGAGAAAGGCAGGTGAGCCGCGGACCAACCGAACCGTCACGTCACTCTCTTCCGACGCGGGCCCGGCACCGGCGTCCGGGCCCGCGGCTCCCGTAGTCACGACCGCCCGCGCCCGGAGAAATGACCAACGTGCCGAACTCGACGATTCCCACCGATAGCGTCGCCGACCACCGATAGCGGCACGCCTGCCGACGACTATCTCTTGGCCTTCCGACCCGAATCTCGGTGCACGCTTGTCATGACCAGCACGACGCATTCCCGGATCCACACTCGACTTCCGCATCCGCTCCGCACCCACCGGGACACCCTCGTTCCGGCCACAACCACCGAATGGCGCCACGGTACCGTCGCCTGGTTCAACACCGAAAAGGGCTTCGGCTACCTCGAACCCGACGACCGCACGAGCCCGGTATTCGTCGACTTCCGCGCCATCGACACGCGCGGATACAAAACCCTCGCCCCCGGCCAGACCGTCGTGTTCACCACCACCGTCACCGACCGCGGCCCCGAAGCGGCGACCGTACGCCCGTACACAGCCCGCCCCTATCCACTCGGTAGGTGAAGGCCGCGGACCGAGCCGGGGCCGAGCTACGCTTCGGCGGCCGTCCGCCGCGACCGATCGGTTCGGTCACATCGGAAGCGACTGATCGAGCAGTTCATCGATGTCGCGGCAGACGTCCCCGGTCGGCACGCCTGCCACGAACGACACGTCGTGCGGGCCATCGGGGGAGTCTCTCGTCTGTGCAGTCGCGATCGCAGACCGGGCAAGCAGTGGTCCACGGCCCGCGCAGGTCACGCAGAATCGGCTCGGCAGCGGACCGATCGGCCGGCGTCGATTCGAGACGGGGTTCGAACAGTACGGGCGCCGTGCCCGCCAGGTCAACGACCTCGAGCGCTCGCAAGGTCTCGTGCTGGTGGTAGTGGAACGGCAGCGTGCAGGTCCGGGCCGCAAACTCGTCCCAGCGGGCCCGGTACCGGACGAGGGGCAGCTGGTTCGGCGCAGGTGATCGCGTGGTTCGGCTGTCGCATGCGACCTCCTGCGGGGACTACGACGCGCCGGAAGCAATGTCGTCGCTCTACCCGAGGCCGCGGGACGCAAACCGCGCGGTGGTCGTGACTTCATGTTTCGGTGCGGTCGGTACGGGCATGTCAGCACCTATCGGGCTGTCGACGCGAGGCCCGGATCCGCTACTGCGCTAGTCGTCCAGTCGCCCTCGACGAACGGAGCCAGCAGTGAAGATCGCGATGGTGTCCGACCACGCCAGCCCGCTGGCGCAACTCGGTGGTGTCGACGCCGGTGGCCAGAACGTCCACGTCGCCGAGCTATCGGCGGCAATCGCGCGACGCGGGCACGACGTCACGGTCTACACCAGGCACGACGGCTCCCAATCCGAGCAAGAGGTCATGACCGGCGCGGGCTACCGAGTCGTCCACGTCCCGGCCGGTCCCGCCGAGTACGTGCCCAAGGACCGGATCATGCCTTACCTCGGCGAGTTCTGCGCGTTCTTGCGGGCGCACTGGGCCGCGTGCCCGCCCGACCTGGTGCACGGCCACTTCTGGATGTCGGGTGTGGCGTCCGAGCCGGCGGCGCGGCAGTTGCGGATCCCGCTCGTGATGACCTTCCATGCCCTCGGCTGCGTCAAGCGGCGGTACCAGGGGACGGCGGACACCAGCCCACCCGCGCGGGTCCATATCGAGCGGATCATCGCCCATCGCGCCGCGCATGTGGTGGCGACCTGCTCGGACGAGGTGGACGAACTGTCCGGGATGGGGGTGCCGAGGCCGCGGATCTCGGTGGTGCCCTGCGGGGTCGACCTCGACTGGTTCGCCCCGGACGGGCCCGCTGACCGGCGCGGCCGAACACACCGGCTGGTCTCCGTAGGACGGATGGTGCCGCGCAAGGGTTTCGACCTCGCGATCGCGGCTCTCTCGCGCTTGCCCGACACCGAGCTGGTCATCGCGGGAGGCGAATCCGGCGATGATCCGGAGATCCGCCGCCTTCGCGGTGTGGCCGCCGAATACGGCGTGGCGCAGCGGGTGCGCCTGCTCGGGCACATCCACCGCGCGGCGATGCCCGAGCTGCTGCGCTCCGCCGATGTGGTGCTGTGCACGCCCTGGTACGAGCCGTTCGGCATCGTGCCGCTCGAGGCCATGGCGTGCGGCAAGCCCGTGGTCGCCACCGCCGTCGGTGGCCTGCTCGATACCGTCCGCGACGGGATCACCGGACGATTGGTCGCCCCCGCCACGTCGGCGGCGGTGGCCGAGGCCGTCCGCCCACTGCTGGAGGACCCAGGCCTGCGCCAGACGTGGGGTGCGGCGGGACTGCGGCGTGTCCGCAGTGGCTACTCCTGGGACCGGATCGGCGCCCGGACGCTCGACGCCTACCGGTTCGTCACTACCGATCGCTTCGCCCACGGCGAGCCGCCCATCATCGCGCCGGGAGCGACGCCGGAGGGAGCGACGTGAACCGGCGACCGGCACGGGGACTCGGCCGGAGCGGATCGCGCGCGGCGTCGGAAGCCGTGCTGGAGCGGAAGTGACGGCAACGGGCGATCCGCTGGTCGTGATCGGCGACGCGCTGCTCGACATCGACCTCGACGGTCGGGCCGACCGGCGCTGCTCGGAGTCGGCGGCTCCTGTCGTCGATGTCGCGCACCGGACGTTCCGTCCGGGTGGCGCCGGATTGGCGGCCCGGCTCGCCGCGGCGGGCGACCGGGAAGTCGTCCTCATCGCGGGCTTCGCCGCCGACGAGGCGGCTGCGCGGCTGCGCGCGCTGCTGGACCGGCACGTGCGGGTCATCGGGCTCCCCATGTGTGGTTCGACGGTCTGCAAGCAACGAGTGCGAGCGGTCGGCCCGTGGGCGAGTCCGAACGGGCGCACCCGGTCCAGGCAGGCTCGGCCACCCGTCCTGATCACCAGAATGGATTCCGGCACCGGACGAGTCGGCACGGATCCGCTGCCCGAGGAGGCGCACGCCGCGGTCGCGGCGGCGCACGTTGTACTGGTCTCGGACTACGGTCGCGGTACCGCGGCCCACCCGCGAATTCGCGCGCTGCTGCGCGACCACGCGAAACGAGTGCCGGTCGTCTGGAATCCCCACCCGCGCGGACCCGTACCGATTCCGGGGGCGGCCCTGGTCACCCCGAATCGCGCGGAAGCGCTCGATATGCTGTCCGGCCGACTCGACGAGGGGCCGGATCTGTGGAGGCTCGCCAAAGGATGGGCCGTTGCGGCGATCGCGGTCACGCTCGGGTCGGAGGGCGCCCTGGTCTGCCTGCGTGCTTCCGGTAAACGCCTGCGCATCCCGCTTCCCGCCGCCGCCAAAGCACCCGACGGCAGCGACACGTGCGGTGCGGGTGACAGTTTCTCCGTCGCTGCCGCAACCCTTCTGGGCGAGGGCAGCGAGCCGGAAAGCGCGGTGCGGCGTGCGGTGGTCGCGGCGGCCGAGTTCGTCGGCTCCGGCGCCGCCGCCGCGTTCTCGGAATCCGAATCGGCCGTGCTCTCCGGTGTGTACGCAGACAGCCGGTGGATCTGACCCGCGCGCTGCGGCTCGGGGAATTCGCCGATCGGCGTACCCGCCCAGCATGCCGGGGGATCCCGCGGAATGGGTGATGCCTGTGCCGTCTCCCGAGCATCGGGGTCGAGGTGCCCTCGCGGCGGCGTCCTCGTCTGCGTACGCGCCGAATCGGGAGCCGAGGGCAACGGGTAGCGGATTCGCGGCATCGGCGACTCGAATGCCTTGCGTAGCAGGCGGTCGACTCATGGGAGTCCGGCAGCTCGATTCGCGTCGCCCTCCGGGCCGAAGGAGTACCGCCGTGCCGGAGCCGGCGACGGATGACATACTGGTTGGGCAGGTCACCGGCTGCCGACACGATGGGTCGCGCGCCGGCCGTTGAGTCAACAGCGGATTCTCGGCCGAAGCGCGCCCATGTCCGCGTGTCCCCTCGGGGGACGTCGGCGGTCAGGGTGCCTCGTTGCGGCCGCAAGCCCCTTGTTCGTCGGAGAGGCATTGCATTCATGATCCAACGCATCGGGCCCCGCGCGTCCGCTGTGACCACCCCGTCACCGTCGGACCAGCCCGCGATCGGAAGTTTCCGGTTCTGGTTCGGCACTCGCCGCTGGGAGTGGTCTCCCGAGGTCTATCGCATGCACGGGTATCGGCCCGGTGAGATCGAACCCACCACACAGCTGCTCTTGGCGCACAAACATCCCGACGACCGCACGCACGTCGCCGAGACCATCACTCGCGCAATCGACCACGGCGAGCCCTTCTCGAGCCGGCATCGGTTCATCGACCTGTCCGGCCAGGAACACACCGTGCTCGTCGTCGCCGATCGGATACTGGACGACACGGGCGCCGCGGTCGGCACCTCCGGTTTCTACGTCGACTTGTCCCATACTCTCGCCGAGGCTCATCAAGCCATGCTCGCCGCGACTCTGCCCGGGCTTTACGAGAATCGCGCGGTGATCGAGCAAGCCAAGGGCGTGCTCATGCGCATCTACCAGATCAACGCCGATCAAGCGTTCCAGGTCTTGCGGTGGCGTTCCCAGGAAACCAACACCAAGCTGCGCGCGCTCGCCCAGCAGTTGATCGCCGAACTTCCGCTGGTGCCGCCGCCCCCACCGGATCTGGTCGCCGCGTTCGACCACATCCTGCTCACCGTCCACCACCGCATACCGCGCGACTGATCGTGGTGGAGGCGGTCCGCGCGAGTCCCGGTCGTCCGGCGCCGTGCGGGCGGATGACGCGACGGTACGGACCGAAGGCGGTCCAGGGAGACATCGCGGGAACTTCGTGGACGCGGCCCACCGGCAGCACTCCTCCGGTGGCGCGCCGCAGCCGCTGCGGCATCTCCTCGACGACGGGGGTGCCGAGAACGAACAACTATCCCGCCACCTGTCCGAAATACGAACAAGACCGCCCACGAACGCTTGACGTAGCCGCAGGACGGTACTCGGCGATCGTCGCCTCGTTCACGAACTCGCGAGCGCGTCGATCGCTGGAAGAGAAAATCGAGGAAGCTCATGGCATTGGCGACCGCGCACAGGACCGCGACGCCGCGCCGGACGCGGCGCGGAACCGACAGCTACGACGGCATCGAACCGTGGCTCGAGAAATTGTCCGCGATGGACGACAGCGACCCCGGACGTCCGCAGTTGCGGGAAGCGATCGTGCGCCGGTGCCTGCCGCTGGCCGAGCACATCGCCCGCCGCTTCGTCGGTCGCGGGGAGAACTATGAGGATCTCTACCAGATCGCCTCGGTGGGGCTGGTCCTCGCGGTCGACCGTTTCGACCCGGCGCGCGGACCCTCGTTCCTGTCGTTCGCCGTCCCGACGATCATGGGCGAGGTGCGCCGCCATTTTCGCGACACAGCTGGGCCGTGCGGGTGCCACGCCGGATCAAGGAGATCCAGCTGTCCATCGGTCCGGCCGTGGAGAAGCTCTCCCAGCGCTTGCAACGGATGCCCACCGCCCTCGAGATCGCCGTGGAGCTGAACATCGACCTGCTGGAGGTCACACAAGCGCTGCTGGCGGGCAACGCCTACTCCACCAACTCGATCGACGCTGTCATCGAGGACGACGACACCGGCAGCGCGCCGATCGCCGAGACGTTCGGCGCGGAGGATCCTTCCTACGAGCTGACCGAAGAGGCCCTCGCGGTCGCTCCCTTGCTCGCCGAACTGCCCGAGCGCGAGCAGCGGGTGCTGCGCATGCGCTTCTTCGAGGGCCGTACGCAAGCGCAGATCGCCGCGGTGCTCGGCGTCTCGCAGATGCATATCTCCCGCGTCTTGTCGCGAACCCTCGCCGACCTGCGAGAACGCGC
Encoded here:
- a CDS encoding polyribonucleotide nucleotidyltransferase, which codes for MTETTERKSSAVEVEPGVFESVALIDNGAYGTRTIRFETGRLARQAAGSVVAYLDDETMLLSATTAGKQPKDQFDFFPLTVDVEERMYAAGRIPGSFFRREGRPSTDAILTCRLIDRPLRPSFVDGLRNEIQVVVTVLSLDPKDFYDVVAINAASASTQFAGLPFSGPVGGVRVALIDGQWVAFPTTEQLEDAVFDMVVAGRVVDSGDVAIMMVEAEATENVITLIEGGAQAPTEAVVAEGLEAAKPFIARLCRAQQDLAELAAKPTEEFPLFPPYGADVYTAVEGTAKRELSEALSISGKQEREEKIDEIKLAVLERLVEDFAGREKELGAAFRSVTKKLVRQRILSDGFRIDGRGLADIRALSAEVAVVPRAHGSALFERGETQILGVTTLDMVKMAQQVDSLGPETSKRYMHHYNFPPFSTGETGRVGSPKRREIGHGALAERALIPVLPSQEEFPYAIRQVSEALSSNGSTSMGSVCASTLSLLNAGVPLKAPVAGIAMGLVSDTITNDQGEEEVRYVALTDILGAEDAFGDMDFKVAGTREFVTALQLDTKLDGIPSQVLAGALSQAHDARTTILDVMAEAIATPDEMSPYAPRVTAIKIPVDKIGEVIGPKGKVINQITEDTGANISIEDDGTVFVGATDGLSAQAAIDAINAIANPQLPKVGERFLGTVVKTTAFGAFVSLLPGRDGLVHISKLGNGKRVAKVEDVVNVGDKLRVEIADIDNRGKISLVPVEENAEEPGDDTADAGSAGTE
- a CDS encoding insulinase family protein, producing the protein MLSTGQGGSSLELRADTDGGVRRTVLPGGLRVVTEHLPGVRSASIGVWVGVGSRDEGPTVAGAAHFLEHLLFKATPTRSALDIAEAMDAVGGELNAFTAKEQTCYYAHVLDEDLPLAVDLVSDVVLNGLCRSADVDVERQVVLEEIAMRDDDPEDLVGDSFLSALFGDHPIGRPVIGSIESIEGMRAAQLRSFHLRRYRPERMVVAVAGNVEHDHTVELVHRAFENRLDPAAAPAPRREGRFRPHGAPQLHWSHRDSEQAHLAFGVRAFGRHEGDLRWPLSVLNTVVGGGLSSRLFQRIREERGLAYSVYSSVDTFADTGAFSVYIGCQPENLGEVAALARGVLEEVAADGISDAECARAKGSLRGGLVLGLEDSASRMNRLGRSELSYGNHRSVSETLSRIDAVTTDEVSAVARTLLARPFAASVAGPYKRTRDLPAAVRRLVPS
- a CDS encoding ArsR family transcriptional regulator; this translates as MSDVRDVEQAPPVAALPTVLSALQDPVRLEMVRRLGNAGTAVRCGALYEAINKSTATHHFKILRDAGVIERLIIDGHTCQRLRLDDLESALPGLVPTIVAAANRARRE
- a CDS encoding MFS transporter encodes the protein MAVAVDEQASQRWAYALVLAASGVALGVSGVPAPLYGIYEQQWHLSPLTTTLVFAVYAVAALVAVLVSGRISDVVGRKPVLLGAFATMVAGLGVFVLADSVSMLLLARALHGLAVGSTVVAGAAALLDLRPHRGARSGQLSGVAFNVGMAVAILGSALLAQYAPHPLRTPYVVITVVCLAIGVGVLALREPHSARVAGRIRIARPAVPQEIRADFWFSAIGVMAAWSVLGVLLSLYPSLAAQQTGIHNLVFGGAVVASTALSGATAQLFATGVPARWAAILGDTGMALSLLLTVPALATHNWVAVLAAGVALGATFGLGFGGSLRHLSEVVPQHKRGETMSAYYLLAYSAMALPTILAGWAATTWGLSTVFPWFVGVVALACLIAAGLGLRRNRAAVPRA
- a CDS encoding cold shock domain-containing protein, with the translated sequence MTSTTHSRIHTRLPHPLRTHRDTLVPATTTEWRHGTVAWFNTEKGFGYLEPDDRTSPVFVDFRAIDTRGYKTLAPGQTVVFTTTVTDRGPEAATVRPYTARPYPLGR
- a CDS encoding glycosyltransferase; translation: MKIAMVSDHASPLAQLGGVDAGGQNVHVAELSAAIARRGHDVTVYTRHDGSQSEQEVMTGAGYRVVHVPAGPAEYVPKDRIMPYLGEFCAFLRAHWAACPPDLVHGHFWMSGVASEPAARQLRIPLVMTFHALGCVKRRYQGTADTSPPARVHIERIIAHRAAHVVATCSDEVDELSGMGVPRPRISVVPCGVDLDWFAPDGPADRRGRTHRLVSVGRMVPRKGFDLAIAALSRLPDTELVIAGGESGDDPEIRRLRGVAAEYGVAQRVRLLGHIHRAAMPELLRSADVVLCTPWYEPFGIVPLEAMACGKPVVATAVGGLLDTVRDGITGRLVAPATSAAVAEAVRPLLEDPGLRQTWGAAGLRRVRSGYSWDRIGARTLDAYRFVTTDRFAHGEPPIIAPGATPEGAT
- a CDS encoding PAS and ANTAR domain-containing protein — encoded protein: MIQRIGPRASAVTTPSPSDQPAIGSFRFWFGTRRWEWSPEVYRMHGYRPGEIEPTTQLLLAHKHPDDRTHVAETITRAIDHGEPFSSRHRFIDLSGQEHTVLVVADRILDDTGAAVGTSGFYVDLSHTLAEAHQAMLAATLPGLYENRAVIEQAKGVLMRIYQINADQAFQVLRWRSQETNTKLRALAQQLIAELPLVPPPPPDLVAAFDHILLTVHHRIPRD